The genomic window ATGTTACATCGTAATGTGTATTAACCTAATTGTAAACACCTCTAGTTTTCTTTTCCAATAACAATTCAAAAGATAATGTAACAGCTTTAATAATGTATGAAGCACCatataaacaattaaattatCCCCTTCTTCTTCAACAGTGCAATCATCAGGTTTCAGGTCATTTTAAATAGGGGTTATTAAATAACAGTATTAAACATTTCATCAGCTGAAAATCTAAAAATCCCATGTTTAATATATTCCTCTTTAAAACGGATAATGGTAACATGTTACACAACTATTGTctgtttacacatccagcagagacagagtcaaatattcattattcttttagttctgttttggtCTTCACTAACTTAAACGTTAGCTAGCAAAGTTAGCCACTAACTTTGCTGGAAATTGAAGTTGCTATCACTGGTGATATCAGATCATCAAACCTGAGTCTAGCAACACTGAATTGCtctgtatatttgtatgttcTCATATATGATTCAGGTTCACAGCTGTCAAATACTGTTgaagtcttttctttttaatgctaGGTTTGTAGTCAGGGTCGGTATCGTCACTGTCACTACTTGAAGAATGACTGGAGTAAAGAGTGTTGAGATCAAAAGAGGAATCTGcatgctcttcctcctccctcctctcttcctcattGTTGTCACCATTTCCATCTTGTTCCACAGACTGTACATGTCTGATTGGAGATCTCCCCTCAGTCATTTGATGACACTCCTCCATGCTCAGTCTGGTAAGATTCACAAAGGGCTGTAGCACCTTAGATTGCAGCAGCACAACCTGACTCTGCAACGATAACCTCAGCTGGGCTCTGCAGACTCTACTGATCTCAGTCCTGACTGCCAGACAATCAGAGTTGGAGGTACAGGAAACAACAGTGGTGCATGGTAATGTCTTTGACTGAAGAGGACTGGTGCTGTGTTTCTGAGGATGAGGTTTGATAGAATTCTGAGGAGCAACTTGTTGAGATGAGTTTGTAGATAAAGGGATTTGGTTATCGGTACAGATTGAGGATATAGTCCCTGATTGAGCAGCAGAGGTAGAAGCAGGGTGCGTCAAGGGCGGACAACTCATCTGAAAGGTAGATGGGGCCTTTCTGAACTGCTCAGTTAAAGGGTTTTGACTGAATCCGTCCAGAGCCTGTGAATGCCCTCTAGCAGCACAAGCCCGTCTGTACTTTCTTGAAAGTCTGGAGACAGACTGTCGAGTTGGTGGTTGATAGCTGGTAGAGGCAGATGCATCCTGAGATACAGGAGCTGTTTGCaatttgtgtgttgtgtttggagGATTTGCTGGAGACACCGTTTCCGGTTGGTTAAATGTAGACTCTTTGTTCACTGAGGTAAAGCAGTGTGAAGAGGTTAGTACCTGAGGACTACAAGAGGAAGCTTTCTGTTCCTTACTAGAAATGGTGAAGTTATTTGGAGATGCTTTATATGGGTTAAAGGTAAGGTAGTTCCCTCTGACAGAAGCAATGTCTATCAGTCGGACAACCGGTGACAGCATAGCAGGTAGAGTGTCTTTGGATGAAGAGGGCTGAGGTAGAGGCACCATTTGAGGGTTACTGTTGGCTGATGCAGGGGGCCCAGAACTCCGCTTACTTTCAGGGTTTCCTTGTCCAGATGCCTTGGCTGCTGTCAGAACACGAGCGGAGGTCTGTGAAGGTGGATGTTCTTGGTTAGGAGGACATGGGATGAGGTCAGAAGGGGTGAGGTCCtgtgatgaggaggaagatgaggaagactGGAACAGTGGTGGGGACGAAGAAACATTAGCCTGAAGCAGCAGCTCTTCTGAGCACTCATCAGGACACTCTTGCAGGATGCTATTTACCCATCGCTGATGTTTGGAGCAGAACTGAGGGGAGGAGGCCACTTCCTGAGAACATCCACTGCTGCTCTGActcatttcctccttttccctttGACCACTCTCTTCTTCTCCCACTTTGCCCCTCTCTTCTGAAGtgtctccttcttctctctccagcACACTTGCTACATTTTTCACTCCTCCGTCACTGCTATTACCTGCTGTCAGTGCATCCAGGTTAGATTTATCCTCCTCCAGCAAAAAATGGTAGCTTTTAGACAAATCTTGTGCAGCCTCCTTTCCTCTAATAACCTGCGACCCAAGAAGAGCTTTTGAGGAGCTGGCATACAGAACAGAGTTTGGGAGTTGAAAGCTTTCCAATTCTGCTCCATGTTCTGATTTCTGAGAAGCACTGATTGGACGACAGGAAGCAACATCTAAAAGGAATGCAGAGGCAATGCACAATTATCATGAGAATAAAATCACAGTACTGGTTAAATGTGAAGGCACACGCATGtcctctccatctccacctcTACTAACTCGCCAAATTAATATTCTCATTCAattcatcaattaattgagGATTCTACTGCCTTTTATAATGTgcaaccattttttttatttatttacaaagctgaaatgagtaaaacatgtaaaattgCAATGACATTTATGTAATGTTGTGCATGTCTGAAAGGGGCTTATCTAAGCCTCCGTCTATCTATttaattcatcttttaaaatgtcttttttttttaaatgtcttgtgtttcttttacatctAGTCTTAATGCCTTTCGTTTTTTATGTAATGCACTTGTTCTTGAGAAGTACTgtacattattttttcttcagtgttAAATTGTACACAGTAATGTCAccagaagaaaaatacaaattgcACAATTGCAAGTTACAGCAAAGCTGTGTCAACCTGTTCCCCCCATATGTCGTATAGTTGACAATTGTGTGCATTATTTGTGTTACAAAGTGATTCTTACCACAGTGCAGCAGGTTTTGTAGGGTTGTTGCTATGGTTGTGGCGTCAGAATTAATAACTTCTAAcagcagcttctcctcctcAGTCACAGGACTTTCTTTCTTCAGTATCtggttcacacattcatacatggCAAATACTCAATTAGTCAGAAATTGCTATTATGATATTAGACACAAATCAAGTGTAGTCATTTTTGCAGCCTTTAATGAACTCTTATACACTGTCTTGAAGGGTATCCAGTTGGGGTTTTGGCCACTAGTGGTGCTATGGAGTAATGTTTTTCATTGTATCttgtgtgcaatgacaataaagcttctttatctttatgtttTGATGAGTGGGCATCAAGGATACACACTATGCATTTTGGCTAAAAACATAACTCTGTGTATTTTCTCTGTAATTCTCTGAAATACCAGAGAGGCATCAAAACAgctacatttttaattttaatgtagtCCAATATCTCACATTGTACATGTGTTTGTAAGTCAGATCATCAAAATATATAggcctttttttcttaaaatactGCAAGCACGGacataaacaaagacacacCTTATCAATGTAGGTATCTCTTGGTAAGACAGTTTCCAGCTCTTGCAGATAGTGCAGCAACCTGTCCTCTACTTTCTGGGCATAAAGTTCACCATACTGCTCCTCCATCTGGTTCTGAAAGACAGGCAGCAATTAACAAGTTGTACAGAAACATAATTAGACTTTCTATAATTCCGTTGATCACAAACATTGAAATGTTTCAACTCAATAAAACTAAATCAATGAGCAAGACAGTGTATGGgagcattttttcatttttg from Scomber scombrus chromosome 6, fScoSco1.1, whole genome shotgun sequence includes these protein-coding regions:
- the LOC133981955 gene encoding uncharacterized protein LOC133981955, whose product is MAHYDFPCLGNKGPGINQGTGLHDKHVNRAGRLSTQVKRRSGDPCFFTPSADDLPPHINMSLSSQRLPLWIIEHLWAHKMMDMQEVVDASHWPEVDSQPLSLEDSWRLRVVSAQVYSIMKNRDVEHFEKVMGFLEATYRLLPRLVAAIKHMKITFGLKTMVIMWMLRDGRGMIDTVHKIIQFFPSKLPQYQDQCSQHEMFLMRKNHLDFKTLAQTLAMDKDRLEDYIKNQMEEQYGELYAQKVEDRLLHYLQELETVLPRDTYIDKILKKESPVTEEEKLLLEVINSDATTIATTLQNLLHCDVASCRPISASQKSEHGAELESFQLPNSVLYASSSKALLGSQVIRGKEAAQDLSKSYHFLLEEDKSNLDALTAGNSSDGGVKNVASVLEREEGDTSEERGKVGEEESGQREKEEMSQSSSGCSQEVASSPQFCSKHQRWVNSILQECPDECSEELLLQANVSSSPPLFQSSSSSSSSQDLTPSDLIPCPPNQEHPPSQTSARVLTAAKASGQGNPESKRSSGPPASANSNPQMVPLPQPSSSKDTLPAMLSPVVRLIDIASVRGNYLTFNPYKASPNNFTISSKEQKASSCSPQVLTSSHCFTSVNKESTFNQPETVSPANPPNTTHKLQTAPVSQDASASTSYQPPTRQSVSRLSRKYRRACAARGHSQALDGFSQNPLTEQFRKAPSTFQMSCPPLTHPASTSAAQSGTISSICTDNQIPLSTNSSQQVAPQNSIKPHPQKHSTSPLQSKTLPCTTVVSCTSNSDCLAVRTEISRVCRAQLRLSLQSQVVLLQSKVLQPFVNLTRLSMEECHQMTEGRSPIRHVQSVEQDGNGDNNEEERREEEEHADSSFDLNTLYSSHSSSSDSDDTDPDYKPSIKKKRLQQYLTAVNLNHI